A genome region from Hydrogenoanaerobacterium saccharovorans includes the following:
- a CDS encoding (2Fe-2S)-binding protein produces the protein MKVKITVNDKLFDKHIPNDMMLIDFLRKYGFVSVKRGCDTDNCGLCTVWVDGTPVLSCSYPAARADGKQVTTLEGLQDEAAEFGRYMVNQGAEQCGFCSPGFIMSVLAMKRELKNPTEQQIKEYLAGNLCRCTGYTSHIRAIQEYLEDQSK, from the coding sequence ATGAAAGTAAAAATTACAGTAAACGATAAGCTGTTTGATAAACATATCCCCAACGATATGATGCTGATTGACTTTTTGCGTAAATACGGTTTTGTAAGCGTAAAGCGCGGCTGTGATACCGATAACTGCGGGCTTTGTACGGTGTGGGTAGATGGTACACCTGTATTGTCATGTTCTTATCCTGCTGCAAGGGCAGACGGTAAGCAGGTCACCACACTGGAAGGGCTGCAAGATGAGGCGGCAGAATTTGGGCGTTATATGGTAAATCAGGGTGCCGAGCAGTGCGGCTTTTGCAGCCCCGGTTTTATTATGAGTGTACTTGCCATGAAACGTGAACTGAAAAACCCCACCGAACAGCAAATTAAAGAGTATTTGGCGGGTAATCTCTGCCGCTGTACCGGCTATACCAGCCATATCCGAGCAATTCAGGAATATTTGGAGGATCAGAGCAAATGA
- a CDS encoding FAD binding domain-containing protein, translating to MYTVKSYQFAQSLDEACELLQKDSKNTVLGGCCWLKMGHKRIRTAIDLTRLNLSYITESDGKILIGATTTLRELETSPLLQKRFGGILPQCVKNIVGVQFRNIATVGASVFSRYGFSDILTALLALNTSVELHLGGVMTLEKFIELPPQRDILKQIIIADDGRVAAYQSMRNSVTDFPVLAVAVSKLAADWKVSVGARPARAALAQNAAKLLSQGASPEQAGNAAAEELAFGSNMRASAQYRKLLASVLVKRAVQQCREDTSK from the coding sequence GTGTATACAGTTAAAAGTTATCAATTTGCACAATCACTGGATGAAGCCTGCGAACTGCTGCAAAAGGATTCTAAAAATACAGTGCTTGGCGGATGTTGCTGGCTTAAAATGGGGCATAAGCGCATTCGCACAGCAATCGACCTTACCCGTTTAAATCTGAGTTATATAACCGAGAGCGATGGCAAAATTCTTATCGGTGCAACCACTACATTGCGCGAGCTGGAAACCAGCCCATTGCTGCAAAAACGGTTCGGCGGTATCCTACCCCAATGTGTAAAAAACATTGTTGGTGTACAGTTCCGCAATATAGCAACGGTTGGTGCCAGTGTATTCTCGCGTTATGGTTTCTCCGATATCTTAACTGCACTGCTTGCGCTTAACACCAGTGTGGAATTGCACCTTGGCGGGGTGATGACACTGGAGAAGTTCATTGAACTTCCCCCGCAGCGCGATATTTTAAAGCAAATTATCATTGCAGATGACGGCCGCGTTGCAGCATACCAAAGTATGCGCAATTCTGTTACCGATTTTCCGGTACTAGCTGTTGCCGTAAGTAAACTTGCAGCAGATTGGAAAGTATCGGTTGGCGCAAGGCCGGCACGAGCAGCGCTTGCACAAAATGCTGCCAAGCTGCTCTCGCAGGGGGCATCACCAGAACAAGCGGGCAACGCTGCGGCAGAAGAACTCGCATTTGGCAGTAATATGCGTGCATCGGCACAATACCGTAAACTGTTGGCATCGGTGCTGGTAAAACGTGCGGTGCAGCAGTGCAGGGAGGATACAAGCAAATGA